In Prosthecochloris sp. GSB1, the following proteins share a genomic window:
- a CDS encoding alanine dehydrogenase, translating into MGYSGDIGSIEYELGVKTLERWLIRPEKKMNISLGIPRERANDERRVALSPAGVKILTENGVRVVIEKKAGVASNFSDEEYAEAGGDLSESLQDVYENANVIVKVSPPLIEEKPFFQPGQMLISALHLGSVSKAMVETFLEKNITALGFEFIETRDGELPIVRTLSEIAGSLAIQTAAKYLETGYGGSGILLGGIAGVPPAHITIIGAGTVGLFAAQDALGLGAQVTVIDKEINRLRRFEAFFNRHIVTAIANDHYISELAGISDVMIGALSPKQKIIKPIVSEEVVKTMRQGSVIIDVSIDQGTCFATSRHTTHTNPIFVKHGVTHYCVPNIPSAVARTASFALTNTLLPFLMKLTAHETITDILWNSHSLRKGTYAFKGYVTQKPLAEITGLPHREIDMLLATG; encoded by the coding sequence ATGGGATATAGCGGGGATATCGGAAGCATTGAGTACGAACTGGGCGTCAAGACCCTGGAGCGGTGGCTCATAAGGCCGGAAAAGAAAATGAATATCTCCCTGGGCATTCCCAGGGAGCGCGCGAACGACGAGCGTCGCGTCGCCCTTTCTCCCGCCGGCGTCAAAATCCTCACTGAAAACGGCGTGCGGGTCGTTATTGAAAAAAAAGCCGGAGTGGCAAGCAATTTTTCAGACGAGGAATACGCCGAAGCCGGGGGAGATCTTTCTGAATCCCTTCAGGACGTTTACGAGAACGCCAATGTCATCGTCAAGGTCTCTCCACCGCTTATCGAGGAAAAACCCTTTTTCCAGCCGGGTCAGATGCTGATCTCGGCGCTCCACCTCGGCTCCGTCAGCAAAGCGATGGTCGAGACGTTCCTCGAAAAAAACATTACCGCCCTGGGATTCGAATTCATAGAGACCAGGGACGGCGAGCTTCCCATCGTCCGGACCCTGAGCGAAATCGCCGGATCGCTCGCCATCCAGACCGCCGCGAAATACCTGGAAACCGGCTACGGCGGAAGCGGAATCCTTCTGGGGGGAATCGCCGGCGTCCCTCCGGCGCATATCACGATCATAGGAGCGGGAACGGTTGGATTGTTCGCCGCGCAGGACGCACTGGGGCTCGGAGCGCAGGTAACCGTCATCGACAAGGAAATCAATCGCCTGAGACGTTTCGAGGCGTTCTTCAACCGGCACATCGTCACGGCGATAGCCAACGACCACTACATTTCGGAACTTGCAGGAATCTCCGATGTGATGATCGGCGCTCTCAGTCCGAAACAGAAAATCATCAAGCCCATCGTAAGCGAGGAGGTGGTCAAAACCATGCGGCAGGGCTCGGTCATCATCGACGTTTCGATCGATCAGGGAACCTGTTTCGCAACCAGCAGGCACACGACCCATACGAATCCCATATTCGTCAAACACGGCGTCACGCATTACTGCGTGCCGAACATTCCGTCGGCCGTTGCCCGAACGGCGTCTTTCGCGCTGACCAACACCCTGCTCCCCTTCCTCATGAAGCTCACCGCTCATGAAACCATCACCGATATTCTCTGGAACAGCCATAGCCTCCGCAAGGGAACGTACGCCTTCAAGGGTTATGTCACGCAGAAACCGCTGGCGGAAATAACCGGCCTGCCCCACCGCGAAATCGACATGCTGCTGGCCACGGGCTAG
- a CDS encoding ArsR/SmtB family transcription factor produces the protein MGKKITIDEEEVKKWNLRMPEEMLTAVSNRFKLLSEPMRLKILRALCEGERTVQEIVNEVSASQANISKHLALMHDNGVVNRRKEGLKCYYRIADDSIIFACFLISKSVVENLQDRLSWLQKVDSKLTS, from the coding sequence ATGGGCAAAAAAATCACGATCGACGAAGAAGAAGTAAAAAAATGGAACCTCAGGATGCCTGAAGAAATGTTGACGGCGGTCTCCAACAGGTTCAAGCTTCTGTCGGAACCCATGCGGTTGAAAATTCTTCGAGCGCTTTGCGAAGGAGAGCGAACGGTGCAGGAAATCGTCAACGAGGTCAGCGCCAGCCAGGCCAACATTTCCAAGCATCTGGCCCTCATGCACGACAATGGCGTGGTAAACCGCCGCAAGGAAGGGCTCAAATGCTATTATCGCATAGCCGACGACAGCATTATTTTCGCCTGCTTCCTGATATCCAAAAGTGTTGTCGAAAACCTGCAGGACAGGCTGAGCTGGCTTCAGAAAGTGGACAGCAAACTCACCTCCTGA
- a CDS encoding 2Fe-2S iron-sulfur cluster-binding protein, whose product MNIYINDRACEAATGERLIDVARKNHSHIGYFCGGNGICQTCYVKVLEGMELLSPLSDREKALLSDDLIEEGIRVACMTTLDKPGKVSLLTTIEEVKRTFETRPFDLVAYQGKMGWASLVKFPETIAMQAQRFSEGKLDPVQLVIDIAGAIGDAVDLVFRSLRQVIAGAAPEKKAFARQYVATPPKEASGKNGACDSSCAKPVPEIHESLKLQKHAPVN is encoded by the coding sequence ATGAACATATACATAAACGACAGAGCCTGTGAAGCGGCTACAGGTGAAAGGCTCATAGACGTAGCCCGTAAAAACCACAGCCATATAGGGTACTTCTGCGGGGGAAACGGTATCTGCCAGACCTGTTATGTAAAGGTCCTCGAGGGCATGGAGTTGCTTTCTCCCCTCAGCGACAGGGAAAAAGCGCTGCTGTCGGATGATCTCATCGAGGAAGGAATACGGGTCGCCTGCATGACGACGCTCGATAAGCCCGGTAAGGTCTCGTTGCTGACGACTATAGAAGAGGTAAAAAGAACCTTCGAAACCAGACCGTTTGACCTTGTTGCCTATCAGGGGAAAATGGGTTGGGCCTCGCTGGTGAAATTTCCTGAAACCATCGCCATGCAGGCACAACGGTTCTCTGAGGGAAAACTCGATCCCGTGCAGCTCGTGATCGACATAGCTGGCGCCATAGGCGATGCCGTCGACCTTGTTTTCCGTTCCCTGCGGCAGGTCATTGCCGGCGCCGCCCCGGAAAAGAAAGCTTTTGCGAGACAATACGTGGCAACGCCTCCAAAAGAGGCGTCAGGCAAGAACGGGGCTTGCGACTCGTCGTGCGCGAAACCGGTGCCCGAAATACATGAATCGCTCAAACTTCAAAAACATGCTCCGGTGAACTGA
- a CDS encoding Hsp20/alpha crystallin family protein, which yields MLVKLAKDPMKLFEDIWGDMPAPSASTPAFKVDISEDAQAFHIEAEMPGLQKEDIVIGVEDDVLTIKGERKKEVEEKGKNYHRIERTYGSFSRSFNLGEMIDQENIDAAFDNGLLHIRLPKAQEVRKTKEIAIK from the coding sequence ATGCTGGTAAAACTTGCGAAGGACCCGATGAAACTTTTCGAGGATATCTGGGGAGACATGCCCGCCCCCTCGGCATCAACCCCCGCTTTCAAGGTGGACATTTCCGAGGATGCGCAAGCATTCCATATCGAAGCCGAAATGCCGGGACTGCAAAAAGAAGATATCGTCATCGGGGTGGAAGATGACGTTCTCACCATCAAGGGTGAAAGAAAAAAGGAAGTCGAGGAAAAAGGGAAGAACTATCATCGCATTGAGAGGACGTACGGCAGCTTCTCAAGAAGCTTCAACCTCGGAGAGATGATCGATCAGGAAAATATCGACGCCGCTTTCGATAACGGCCTTTTGCATATCAGGCTGCCGAAAGCTCAGGAAGTAAGAAAAACAAAAGAAATCGCCATCAAGTAA
- a CDS encoding succinate dehydrogenase iron-sulfur subunit: MEYSVVILRFVPEKNPAPFHEEFTVEAAPHERVLDVLLRIKAEQDSSLALRKSCGHGVCGSDAMLINGENRLACSTLVRDLKGRRIRVEPMPGAKVLRDLVIDTDVFWEKYQDVMPYLVNDDPPPDRERLQSPAEHELIEESTRCILCGACTHACPTSWANPGYLGPAALLKAYRFIFDSRDQATGQRLERVDGDRGIWECYTAYNCVEACPKEIDITWHITRLKKAVLGRS; encoded by the coding sequence ATGGAGTATTCGGTAGTCATTCTGCGCTTCGTTCCCGAAAAAAATCCAGCGCCCTTTCATGAGGAGTTCACGGTCGAGGCGGCCCCCCATGAAAGGGTGCTGGACGTTCTTCTCAGAATCAAGGCCGAACAGGACAGTTCGCTCGCCCTGAGGAAGTCATGCGGTCACGGCGTCTGCGGAAGCGACGCCATGCTGATAAACGGCGAAAACCGCCTCGCCTGCTCGACGCTCGTCAGGGACCTGAAAGGACGCAGGATCCGCGTGGAGCCCATGCCCGGAGCGAAGGTGCTGAGGGATCTCGTTATCGATACGGACGTTTTCTGGGAAAAATACCAGGACGTCATGCCCTATCTCGTCAATGACGATCCTCCTCCCGACCGGGAGCGCCTGCAAAGCCCTGCCGAACACGAACTGATCGAGGAATCGACCCGCTGCATCCTGTGCGGCGCGTGCACCCACGCCTGCCCGACGTCATGGGCCAATCCCGGCTACCTCGGCCCGGCCGCGCTGCTGAAGGCCTACCGTTTCATTTTCGATTCGCGGGACCAGGCAACCGGCCAACGGCTTGAAAGGGTCGACGGTGACAGGGGAATATGGGAGTGCTACACCGCCTACAACTGCGTAGAAGCGTGCCCGAAGGAGATAGATATAACCTGGCACATTACCCGCCTCAAGAAGGCCGTCCTCGGGCGATCGTGA
- a CDS encoding 2Fe-2S iron-sulfur cluster-binding protein: MRILINDRECEADTGDLLLDVAQRNKCHIGYICGGSGICQSCFVYVKQGMDCLSPRTEVEKAFISEKLAGVGGRLACQTTIVRDGSVTVLSRAEHLRRIVVGLNVSGFVTYAQTIGYNVVNQLPSGVGNIVERIRSGHLNPATSIRNVAKGAGQATGLIGRTVEENLPFIQGPARFAGDASKAVYDVASNTLCAVSGGRLHLPGGSCDAHKTQPAIEKVQITARTVKK; encoded by the coding sequence ATGCGTATACTGATTAACGACAGGGAATGCGAAGCCGATACCGGTGATCTTCTGCTGGATGTCGCACAGCGCAACAAGTGTCATATCGGCTACATCTGCGGCGGCAGCGGCATATGCCAGAGCTGCTTCGTCTACGTGAAGCAAGGGATGGATTGCCTTTCTCCAAGAACCGAAGTTGAAAAAGCGTTTATCTCCGAAAAGCTCGCCGGAGTGGGAGGCCGTCTGGCATGCCAGACGACGATCGTCAGGGATGGTTCGGTAACCGTGCTCTCGAGAGCGGAGCATCTGCGCCGGATCGTCGTCGGCCTTAACGTTTCTGGTTTTGTCACCTACGCCCAGACTATCGGATACAACGTGGTCAACCAGCTTCCTTCAGGTGTCGGAAATATCGTCGAAAGGATCCGAAGCGGCCATCTCAATCCGGCGACCTCGATCCGTAACGTCGCAAAAGGCGCCGGGCAAGCCACGGGGCTTATTGGCAGAACCGTCGAAGAGAACCTGCCGTTCATCCAGGGGCCTGCAAGATTCGCGGGAGACGCGTCCAAAGCGGTCTACGACGTCGCGTCGAATACCCTGTGCGCGGTCTCCGGAGGCCGCCTGCACCTCCCCGGAGGATCCTGTGACGCCCACAAGACGCAGCCAGCCATAGAAAAGGTTCAGATAACCGCCCGGACGGTGAAAAAATAG
- a CDS encoding phytoene desaturase family protein, with protein sequence MSYSADVIIVGSGVGGLTVAALLQERGFSTLTFEKNGYPGGSCAAFRRKGYSFDAGASVFYGFGQDEKSGTLNLHTRIFRKLGIEVPVIADPVQIHFHMPGGFEVPVHYDREVFLGTLIRRFPAEERGIRAFYRELESVYDILSALPAGSLEDPVHVLRVGKSHLGKTVELAFKTFQSMGKVARRYLSDPVLLHFIDMESYSWAVQDAVSTPLVNAGICLADRHHGGIHYPVGGSGAIPAALCEGIRKFGGEVVFNAGVEEILVRNGRAEGVRLSSGETCTARAVVSNATVWDTFNGLVRDSRYRVPENRFLRAPSWFQLYLGVDAGVIPEGFHVHHILVDDWDRYDRFGGTIYFSAPSLLDNSLAPEGKHVVHAFVTDDMSRWGGYRRGEEAYRSAKERFGASVIRRTEKILPGLADAIEVQLSATPLTHERYLNRIGGTYGPMLHPGQNILLKPQNRTPVRELFMAGDSTFPGQGVIAVTYSGVSCASYIARRLGNPLEYL encoded by the coding sequence ATGAGTTATTCGGCGGATGTAATTATCGTCGGTTCCGGCGTCGGGGGGTTGACGGTTGCCGCGCTGTTGCAGGAGCGCGGCTTTTCAACTCTGACCTTTGAAAAAAACGGCTATCCGGGCGGAAGCTGTGCCGCGTTTCGTCGCAAAGGGTATTCCTTCGATGCGGGAGCTTCGGTGTTTTACGGTTTTGGGCAGGACGAAAAAAGCGGGACACTGAATCTGCATACGAGGATTTTCCGGAAGCTCGGCATCGAGGTTCCGGTCATTGCGGATCCGGTCCAGATCCATTTTCACATGCCCGGCGGATTCGAGGTTCCGGTTCATTACGACAGGGAAGTGTTCCTCGGGACGCTCATCAGGCGTTTTCCCGCCGAGGAACGCGGCATTCGCGCGTTTTACCGGGAGCTCGAGTCAGTCTACGATATTCTCAGCGCTTTGCCGGCCGGCTCGCTCGAGGACCCTGTCCACGTACTGCGCGTCGGCAAGAGTCATCTTGGAAAAACCGTGGAACTGGCTTTCAAGACCTTCCAGTCGATGGGGAAAGTAGCGAGAAGGTACCTGTCCGATCCCGTGCTGTTGCACTTCATCGACATGGAGTCCTACTCGTGGGCCGTGCAGGACGCCGTATCCACGCCGCTGGTCAACGCGGGCATCTGTCTCGCTGACCGGCATCACGGCGGGATACACTACCCCGTCGGCGGTTCGGGGGCCATTCCCGCCGCGCTCTGCGAGGGAATCCGCAAATTCGGCGGGGAGGTCGTGTTCAATGCAGGCGTGGAGGAAATCCTCGTTCGAAACGGCCGTGCCGAGGGAGTGAGGCTCTCCAGCGGCGAGACCTGCACGGCAAGAGCTGTTGTTTCAAACGCGACGGTCTGGGATACCTTTAACGGTCTGGTAAGGGATTCCCGCTACCGTGTTCCTGAAAACAGGTTTCTGCGTGCTCCAAGCTGGTTTCAGCTCTATCTGGGTGTGGATGCGGGCGTGATTCCTGAAGGGTTTCATGTTCACCATATTCTTGTCGACGACTGGGACCGTTACGACCGGTTCGGGGGAACGATCTATTTTTCGGCCCCGTCGCTACTCGACAACTCGCTCGCTCCTGAAGGGAAGCATGTCGTGCACGCTTTCGTGACGGACGACATGAGCCGCTGGGGCGGATACCGGCGCGGCGAGGAGGCCTATCGGAGCGCAAAGGAGCGTTTCGGCGCCTCGGTGATACGAAGGACGGAAAAGATCCTGCCGGGGCTTGCCGATGCCATCGAGGTTCAGTTGTCGGCGACGCCGCTTACGCATGAACGCTATCTGAATCGCATCGGCGGAACGTACGGGCCGATGCTTCATCCGGGGCAGAACATACTGCTCAAGCCGCAGAACCGTACCCCCGTCAGGGAACTTTTCATGGCCGGAGACAGTACGTTTCCAGGCCAGGGCGTAATCGCCGTTACCTATTCAGGAGTGTCCTGCGCCTCCTATATTGCGCGGAGACTCGGCAATCCCCTGGAATACCTTTAG
- a CDS encoding anti-sigma factor family protein: MNCKQAKALLSAAVDGELSLTEQRDFEEHINKCPDCFQEFREAQKTKNIIREKIIRFKAPESLVNSVIKLTETTVT; encoded by the coding sequence ATGAATTGCAAACAAGCCAAGGCGCTTCTGAGTGCCGCAGTTGACGGAGAACTGTCACTGACGGAACAGCGCGATTTCGAGGAACACATCAACAAATGTCCTGACTGTTTTCAGGAATTCAGGGAAGCGCAGAAAACAAAAAACATCATAAGGGAAAAGATAATCCGCTTCAAGGCGCCTGAATCCCTGGTAAACTCCGTCATCAAACTCACCGAAACGACGGTCACCTGA
- a CDS encoding sigma-70 family RNA polymerase sigma factor yields the protein MSTPQHKNSDPSSQQDLSKQERIKQDEFQQEAVIHINALYNYALHLTMNPDDAHDLVQETYLKAYKFFDSFEKGTNCKAWLFKILKNNYINKFRKNAREPGKVDYDLIKDFYHSIKDAQSDSEDLNAGYFRSLMHDEVYQALNSLPDEFREVIQLCDIEGFTYEEIANMVESPIGTVRSRLYRGRKLLRGKLNQFAKKYGYNTDSGENP from the coding sequence ATGTCGACGCCCCAACATAAAAACAGCGATCCCTCTTCGCAACAGGACCTTTCGAAACAGGAACGGATCAAGCAGGATGAGTTCCAGCAAGAAGCCGTCATACACATTAACGCCCTGTACAATTACGCGTTACATCTCACCATGAATCCCGATGACGCACACGACCTGGTTCAGGAAACCTACCTCAAGGCGTATAAATTTTTCGATTCTTTTGAAAAGGGAACAAACTGCAAGGCGTGGCTGTTTAAGATCCTTAAAAACAACTACATCAACAAGTTCAGGAAAAACGCGCGCGAACCGGGGAAGGTCGACTATGATCTCATAAAGGATTTTTACCATTCGATCAAAGATGCGCAGAGCGACAGCGAGGATCTCAACGCCGGGTACTTCAGGTCTCTCATGCATGACGAAGTGTACCAGGCGCTGAACTCCCTGCCTGATGAATTTCGGGAAGTCATACAATTATGTGATATTGAAGGTTTTACTTACGAGGAAATCGCCAACATGGTTGAAAGTCCTATCGGAACCGTGAGGTCAAGATTGTACCGTGGCAGAAAACTTCTCAGGGGAAAGCTGAATCAATTCGCGAAAAAATACGGTTACAATACCGATTCCGGGGAAAACCCGTAA
- the mfd gene encoding transcription-repair coupling factor: protein MKTSVKRKKEPNASVTRRSIAYLHEALDDHSAWKGLARELGKNGDRGLITAISGVHGSLVSLVASRLAAEEQVPLLIVAGPDYFDIYDNDLSGLLESTAVHTVSDELAPALGALGEGKKVVLLATVDDLLLPLKNPAESSQAVLKLETGHETDYGMMTGFLAANAYRNREFVEEEGDFSMRGSIVDIFPFGSKTPVRAEFFGDSVTSLRAFDINSQLSGETLSNIVVTGSFIAEDERAGDDWNLMDYLPAETLVMVDDIASFLAHEKAGHLSGRLEKFRRIDVNRFEKERHDFQAGAQSRLNANFRLLARELCSQQAQNLRTVFAGKSKKEIEELAEFVSEEIGDAETPAGIEVNWIALDLHSGFVFNGCDVYTESDIFGKLHTHKSHRKRSFKGISLKDLQKLKVGDYIVHEDYGIGIFRAMETIEVGDSEQECVLVEYEGGDQLYVNVQNIRLLSKYTAAEGSLPTLSKLGSPKWKTRKNKVKQRLKDIASNLIKLYAKRKTTPGFAFGEDSIFQREFEASFIFDETPDQLKAIADVKKDMQSPAPMDRLICGDAGFGKTEIAMRAAFKAVEAGKQVAVLTPTTVLAHQHAETFARRFDNFPVSIAVLSRFVSRKDQKATLEMISKGMVDIVIGTHRLVSRDVVFQDLGLLVIDEEQHFGVSTKEKLRQAFPGVDTLTMSATPIPRTLQFSMLGARDLSIVSTPPKNRQPVETLITGFDSQGIEAAVRREINRGGQVFFLHNRISGLDQAQNTVRELVPGARIATAHGQMPAGELENVMMAFINHEIDVLISTSIIGSGLDISNANTIIINRADMFGLSDLYQLRGRVGRSERKAYCHLITPPVHTLKREAMQRLAVIESFTELGSGFNIAMRDLEIRGAGNLLGAEQSGAIHELGFDLYQKLLEEAVTELKTGAFREIFGEEEAAGLLPPTNCDMSFHFDALIPDHYISSTQERFAFYEKISKAASDDKLAAIESELRDRFGNPPQDVRNLLGLASLKNLCSTIGLVKLDIQHRTLSLHLPGEDQAEFYNGSFFRNLVTSIQTEWMQPYKPRFQQEKKMKLHLNHPPQPGNDPVALMEHYAALLKKLSAEPTS, encoded by the coding sequence ATGAAAACATCCGTGAAACGAAAAAAGGAACCGAACGCTTCCGTTACGCGACGAAGCATCGCATACCTGCATGAAGCACTTGACGACCATTCCGCATGGAAAGGACTTGCAAGGGAACTTGGTAAAAACGGCGACCGGGGTCTCATCACCGCGATTTCGGGCGTTCATGGTTCGCTCGTCTCGCTGGTCGCGTCCCGACTGGCCGCTGAAGAACAGGTGCCGCTCCTCATCGTCGCCGGACCGGATTATTTCGACATCTACGACAACGACCTGTCGGGACTGCTCGAATCCACGGCCGTTCACACGGTCTCGGACGAACTCGCTCCGGCGCTCGGAGCCCTCGGCGAAGGAAAAAAGGTGGTGCTGCTCGCGACCGTCGACGATCTTCTCCTGCCGCTGAAAAATCCCGCCGAATCCTCTCAAGCCGTACTGAAACTCGAAACTGGCCATGAAACGGACTACGGAATGATGACCGGTTTTCTTGCCGCGAACGCTTATCGAAACAGGGAGTTCGTCGAGGAAGAAGGCGATTTCTCGATGCGCGGCTCGATTGTCGATATCTTCCCTTTCGGCTCGAAAACTCCCGTCCGGGCGGAGTTTTTCGGGGACAGCGTCACGTCCCTGCGCGCTTTCGACATAAACTCGCAGCTTTCGGGCGAAACGTTATCGAACATCGTTGTCACCGGCAGCTTCATCGCTGAAGACGAACGCGCCGGCGACGATTGGAACCTGATGGACTATCTCCCCGCTGAAACGCTCGTCATGGTCGACGATATCGCCTCGTTCCTTGCACACGAAAAAGCGGGTCACCTGTCCGGACGGCTCGAAAAATTCCGGCGCATAGACGTCAACCGGTTCGAAAAAGAGCGCCACGATTTCCAGGCGGGCGCGCAGAGCAGACTGAACGCCAATTTCAGGCTTCTGGCCAGGGAACTTTGTTCGCAACAGGCGCAAAACCTCCGAACGGTTTTCGCGGGCAAGTCGAAAAAGGAGATCGAGGAGCTTGCCGAGTTCGTTTCGGAAGAAATCGGCGACGCCGAAACACCGGCAGGAATCGAGGTGAACTGGATTGCGCTCGATCTCCACTCGGGCTTCGTCTTCAACGGCTGCGACGTCTATACGGAATCCGACATTTTCGGCAAGCTGCACACGCACAAATCGCACCGGAAGCGATCTTTCAAGGGGATCTCCCTGAAGGACCTGCAGAAACTGAAAGTCGGCGACTACATCGTTCACGAAGATTACGGCATAGGCATCTTCAGGGCGATGGAAACCATCGAGGTGGGCGACTCGGAACAGGAATGCGTCCTGGTTGAATACGAGGGGGGCGATCAACTCTATGTCAATGTGCAGAACATCCGCCTCCTTTCGAAATACACCGCCGCTGAAGGCTCCCTTCCGACCCTGTCGAAACTCGGCAGCCCGAAGTGGAAAACCCGCAAGAACAAGGTCAAGCAGCGGCTGAAGGATATCGCGTCCAATCTCATCAAACTCTACGCCAAGAGAAAAACGACCCCCGGCTTCGCCTTCGGGGAAGATTCGATTTTCCAGCGCGAGTTCGAGGCGTCCTTCATCTTCGACGAAACCCCCGATCAGCTCAAGGCTATCGCGGACGTAAAAAAAGACATGCAGTCGCCCGCCCCCATGGACCGCCTGATATGCGGCGACGCCGGCTTCGGCAAGACGGAAATCGCCATGCGCGCCGCGTTCAAGGCCGTCGAAGCGGGGAAACAGGTCGCCGTGCTGACCCCGACAACCGTTCTCGCCCATCAGCACGCCGAAACGTTTGCCCGCAGATTCGACAACTTTCCGGTAAGCATAGCCGTCCTGAGCCGCTTCGTTTCACGCAAGGACCAGAAAGCGACCCTGGAGATGATCTCCAAAGGAATGGTCGATATCGTCATAGGCACTCACCGTCTCGTTTCCAGGGATGTGGTTTTCCAGGATCTCGGACTGCTCGTCATCGACGAAGAGCAGCATTTCGGCGTCTCCACGAAGGAAAAACTCCGCCAGGCGTTCCCCGGCGTCGATACCCTCACCATGTCCGCGACCCCCATTCCGAGAACCTTGCAGTTCTCCATGCTCGGCGCGAGGGATCTGTCAATCGTCTCCACGCCGCCGAAAAACCGTCAGCCCGTCGAAACCCTCATCACCGGCTTCGATTCACAAGGCATCGAGGCAGCCGTTCGGCGGGAGATCAATCGCGGAGGACAGGTATTTTTCCTGCACAACAGAATTTCGGGTCTCGACCAGGCTCAAAACACCGTCAGAGAACTGGTCCCGGGCGCCAGAATCGCCACCGCCCACGGACAGATGCCCGCCGGCGAGCTGGAAAACGTGATGATGGCGTTCATCAACCACGAAATCGACGTGCTCATATCGACCTCGATCATCGGCTCGGGCCTCGATATTTCAAACGCGAACACGATCATCATCAACCGGGCCGACATGTTCGGGCTATCCGATCTCTACCAGCTCAGGGGAAGAGTCGGACGAAGCGAACGAAAAGCATACTGCCACCTGATAACGCCGCCGGTCCATACCCTGAAAAGAGAAGCCATGCAGCGTCTCGCGGTTATCGAAAGCTTCACCGAACTCGGCTCCGGATTCAACATCGCCATGCGTGACCTGGAAATCCGGGGAGCAGGCAACCTTCTGGGCGCCGAGCAGTCCGGAGCGATTCACGAACTCGGCTTCGACCTCTACCAGAAACTTCTCGAGGAAGCGGTCACCGAACTGAAAACCGGAGCCTTCAGGGAAATATTCGGCGAGGAGGAAGCCGCCGGACTGCTGCCCCCGACAAATTGCGACATGAGCTTTCATTTCGACGCGCTCATACCCGATCACTACATATCCTCGACCCAGGAACGGTTCGCTTTCTATGAAAAAATTTCGAAAGCGGCTTCGGACGATAAGCTGGCCGCCATAGAAAGCGAACTACGCGACCGCTTCGGCAATCCGCCCCAGGATGTCCGCAACCTCCTCGGACTGGCCAGCCTGAAAAATCTCTGCTCGACCATCGGCCTCGTGAAACTCGACATCCAGCATCGCACCCTCTCCCTTCACCTTCCGGGTGAGGATCAGGCCGAGTTCTATAACGGCAGCTTTTTCCGCAACCTCGTCACCTCGATTCAGACCGAGTGGATGCAGCCATACAAACCCCGCTTTCAGCAGGAAAAGAAAATGAAACTGCATCTCAATCATCCGCCGCAGCCCGGAAACGATCCGGTCGCACTTATGGAGCATTACGCCGCGTTGCTGAAAAAACTCTCAGCCGAGCCAACCTCCTGA